The Aspergillus flavus chromosome 6, complete sequence nucleotide sequence CTTCAAGGCACTGTTCACACCGGTGACCGAACTCCGGGATGAACCTGGCGTGCCCGCATTGGTAACCAAGGTCTTGAAGGAGGGCAACAAAAATATACTGGAGTATAAGAGTACGTGGCACGTGGAACATGTTGTACTTCCCAAGCTTGAAGAATGggcaaaagaacaagaagagaatgggCTCGTTCCCAGCGATTGGGAGGTAGCTACATTGGATGACAGCCCATGGTATCAAAATTGGCAGGAAAAGTGGCATCGCCAACAAGGCTTTTAGTGCCATTTTCTTATtcgctcttctccaactccatATTCCTTGACATGGTCTCTGGTTTATAGATCTAGTGATGCTGGGCGAGGCAGACATGTTGAAATCATTTATTTGCGTTCTAGGTCATTTACGAACATAGTACAATGGATGCAACTAGTAAGTGGAATCAACAAATGTTTTACAATTGAATAGCAAAGATGATGGGGTATCTCCGAATACTGCAGATTGTAACCAAAAATGGTACTATGCTCAAGCAGCAATGCCGTTTTTCAAATTCCCGACTTCCGAGCCGTAGAGCCCCATACTCTCATAGTAAATGTCTCCATATAATCCATCTTGAAGAGGATGACAAGTATTCCGTGGCGTCTGTGTCACGACGCCCGATGTATATCCGATCGTTGCCCCGATAGGGCACGCAAAGTAGCGGGGTCAAATGAGAACCACACCTATTAAAGAGGTGTAGGTAGCTCAATGAAAATGACTATTCATCGGAAACCGGTCATGAGTTTGCGGGAGTAGCCGTAGCATTTGATACCGAGCCTGGCAATAGAAGCTCAGCACCAATGAATTATTTGGCAGAGCCAAAAGGACATTCGCAGCTAGCCGGTAGCAGTCTCAATCATCACTAGCATCATCAGCTGACCGAGCATCACTGGCCTGACCCTCTTCACTCTCCTTATCCTCGTtgtccatctcttccaacTCAGCAGCTAGCGGGCTGACTCGTTCCTCCAAAAGATCTAAGTCCTCCAACTGCTGTCTCGAAGGCAACTTCCACAAACTCGTACCACACACACGATCCTTGGTGAGGAGATCATCGACAAATTGATCCACATACGTAAGAACGACCGAATCGCGCACGCGCCGCTTCAATTTTCGATAGTCAAGAAGAAGTGGTTCTAGCGTCTTGTACACATCCACCGCGTCGAAAGTCAAGCGAACGTAAAACGCCGCCAAAGCCCGCAGGTACTTGAAATCCCCTCGTTGTTTGACCACACCGTTCTCAGCCTGCTCCGCCGCCGTCTGCTCCCCTTCCTCGTCGTTGACCGGGTCGGTGAAATTCAGGTACTCCAATACGATATCCCGGTCCGGGTTTAGTTGTAGCATCTTGAATGCGAGACAGAGGAATGGTGTGGGCTTCTCGGAAACGCCGTACGTTCCTCCAATAGAGGTCAGCTCAACCGCGCGAT carries:
- a CDS encoding putative RNA binding protein codes for the protein MASHRADASSLLDNRGYTGPLVRGVNPATLFEKAVRDRITDSYYWKEQCFGLNAATLCDRAVELTSIGGTYGVSEKPTPFLCLAFKMLQLNPDRDIVLEYLNFTDPVNDEEGEQTAAEQAENGVVKQRGDFKYLRALAAFYVRLTFDAVDVYKTLEPLLLDYRKLKRRVRDSVVLTYVDQFVDDLLTKDRVCGTSLWKLPSRQQLEDLDLLEERVSPLAAELEEMDNEDKESEEGQASDARSADDASDD